A genome region from bacterium includes the following:
- a CDS encoding response regulator transcription factor, which translates to MIRVLIVDDHPVVREGLRAVLEDTKEMEVVGEAGSAEEALSSVEKTLPDIILLDLELPGMNGVDAIPRFAVAASHPRVIILTAYDTEERVLAALKAGAVGYVLKGAPAGEIAQAIRAVAGGGSYLTPRVAARVVAQVNAPRRSGLLTARERQVLRLVARGRSNKQIARDLAITERTVKFHMTSIFNKLGADNRAQAIAIAAQRGLL; encoded by the coding sequence ATGATTCGTGTGCTGATCGTGGACGATCACCCGGTCGTCCGGGAGGGTTTGAGAGCCGTGCTCGAGGACACCAAGGAGATGGAGGTGGTGGGCGAAGCAGGTTCAGCCGAGGAGGCGCTGTCGTCGGTTGAGAAAACGCTGCCCGATATCATCCTCCTCGACCTGGAGTTGCCGGGGATGAACGGGGTCGACGCGATCCCCCGGTTTGCCGTTGCCGCCTCGCACCCCAGGGTGATCATCCTCACGGCCTACGATACCGAGGAGCGGGTGCTCGCCGCGCTCAAGGCCGGGGCGGTCGGGTACGTGCTAAAGGGCGCCCCCGCGGGTGAGATCGCCCAGGCGATCCGAGCGGTTGCCGGGGGCGGATCGTACCTGACGCCTCGGGTGGCCGCTCGGGTCGTAGCTCAAGTCAACGCTCCCAGACGGTCTGGCCTGCTCACCGCCCGAGAGCGCCAGGTGCTCCGATTGGTTGCCCGGGGCCGTTCGAACAAGCAGATCGCCCGGGACCTGGCCATCACCGAGCGGACCGTCAAGTTTCACATGACGTCCATCTTCAACAAGCTGGGCGCCGACAACCGGGCCCAAGCCATCGCCATCGCCGCCCAGCGGGGTCTACTCTAA
- a CDS encoding GAF domain-containing sensor histidine kinase translates to MLNAIAEALNRSSDVQQALERTLGLVVRLLGLRTGWVWLLDPDTQQFYSAAVQRLPPYLKEPVRMTGSSCWCIEQFRDGSLTPRNIDVIECSRLRPAVKKKAVHLTQGLRYHASIPLYFQRKPLGIINVTGPSWRKLSGEELRLLSTIAYQVGIAIERARLAEESARGARAEERARIAREIHDTLVQGLTAIGLQLEGALGLFEESPPRARERLQRALDVSRESLEEARRSVLDLRAMPLVGRPLAEALAALGRRFTSETGIRVHVRAPEIDGLPLRVEAELLRIAQEALTNVRKHATASEVEVTLRRAGGQLHLSIRDDGRGFRVRKGSTTGVGILGMHERAKVLGGRLRVASRPGAGATVLASVPIATRDG, encoded by the coding sequence GTGTTGAACGCGATCGCCGAGGCGTTGAATCGTTCCTCGGACGTTCAGCAGGCCCTCGAGCGAACGCTCGGCCTGGTGGTCAGGCTTCTGGGGCTGCGCACGGGGTGGGTGTGGCTGCTGGATCCGGACACGCAGCAGTTTTACAGCGCCGCTGTGCAGCGCCTTCCCCCGTACCTCAAGGAACCGGTGCGGATGACCGGGTCCTCGTGTTGGTGCATCGAGCAGTTTCGGGACGGCTCGCTCACGCCGAGGAACATCGACGTCATCGAGTGCAGCCGCCTCCGCCCGGCCGTCAAGAAGAAGGCGGTCCACCTGACCCAGGGACTCCGGTATCACGCCAGCATCCCTCTGTACTTCCAGCGCAAACCCCTCGGGATCATCAATGTGACGGGACCGTCCTGGCGCAAGCTCTCGGGCGAGGAGTTGCGGCTCCTCTCCACGATCGCCTACCAGGTCGGGATCGCCATCGAACGCGCGCGCCTCGCGGAGGAGAGCGCACGCGGCGCGCGCGCCGAAGAGCGCGCACGGATCGCCCGCGAGATCCACGATACCCTCGTGCAGGGGTTGACGGCGATCGGGCTTCAATTGGAAGGGGCGCTTGGGCTCTTCGAGGAGAGCCCTCCACGTGCGCGGGAGCGGCTCCAGCGCGCGCTCGATGTCTCGCGGGAGAGCCTCGAAGAGGCGCGGCGGTCGGTCTTGGACCTGCGCGCGATGCCGCTGGTGGGCAGGCCGCTGGCGGAGGCCTTGGCCGCGCTGGGGCGGCGCTTCACCTCCGAGACGGGGATCCGCGTACACGTCCGGGCGCCGGAGATAGACGGGCTGCCGCTCCGCGTGGAAGCCGAGCTGCTCCGGATCGCCCAGGAGGCCCTCACGAACGTCCGCAAGCACGCGACGGCGAGCGAGGTGGAAGTGACCCTCCGCCGCGCCGGAGGGCAGCTGCACCTGTCCATCCGCGACGATGGGCGGGGATTCCGCGTACGGAAGGGGTCCACCACCGGCGTCGGGATCCTGGGGATGCACGAGCGGGCCAAGGTGCTGGGCGGCCGGCTTCGAGTGGCGAGCCGCCCTGGGGCGGGCGCCACGGTGCTGGCGTCCGTCCCCATCGCCACGAGGGACGGATGA
- a CDS encoding trypsin-like peptidase domain-containing protein, with the protein MYVNLEFLRTDVDSGQRATATIDDGPALDAYSEAVVGAVDRVGPAVVSLGMARPAPERLQRRGMPELRGAGSGVIIAPDGYILTNSHVVHAASRIEARLQDGRSLTAQLVGDDPYSDLAVIRAPVGGLPVADLGDSSHLRVGQLVVAVGNPLGFQATVTAGVISALGRTLRAETGRLIDNVIQTDAALNPGNSGGPLADSRGTVIGINTAVIAGSQGICFAIPVNTAKWVAYQLIRDGRVRRAYLGIAAQVVPLDRRFTVAHR; encoded by the coding sequence ATGTACGTGAACCTCGAGTTTCTACGCACGGACGTGGACAGCGGACAGCGGGCGACCGCGACGATCGACGACGGCCCGGCGCTTGATGCCTACTCCGAGGCGGTGGTCGGGGCCGTCGATCGCGTCGGCCCCGCGGTCGTGAGCCTGGGGATGGCACGGCCGGCCCCGGAGCGGCTTCAACGACGCGGCATGCCCGAGCTTCGCGGCGCGGGCAGCGGGGTCATCATCGCGCCCGACGGGTATATTCTGACGAACAGCCACGTGGTGCACGCGGCGTCGCGGATCGAGGCGCGCCTCCAGGACGGGCGCAGCCTGACCGCTCAGCTCGTCGGTGACGACCCGTACAGCGACCTGGCCGTGATTCGCGCCCCCGTGGGCGGGCTGCCCGTGGCCGACCTCGGCGACTCGTCCCACCTGAGGGTGGGGCAGCTCGTGGTGGCCGTAGGCAATCCCCTCGGCTTTCAGGCGACCGTCACCGCGGGGGTCATCAGCGCGCTGGGGCGCACCCTGCGGGCGGAAACGGGCCGGTTGATCGATAACGTCATTCAAACCGATGCCGCGCTCAATCCCGGCAACTCCGGAGGGCCCCTGGCCGACTCTCGGGGAACCGTCATCGGGATCAACACCGCCGTGATCGCCGGCTCGCAGGGGATCTGCTTCGCGATTCCCGTGAACACCGCCAAGTGGGTGGCGTATCAACTCATCCGTGATGGACGCGTCCGGAGAGCCTATCTCGGGATCGCCGCGCAGGTGGTGCCGCTGGACCGCCGGTTCACCGTCGCCCATCG